A DNA window from Moorella thermoacetica contains the following coding sequences:
- a CDS encoding ASKHA domain-containing protein has product MPTLARVLVDFQPVGRRVEVDAGQTILSAIQQLGLSLGAGGLTAPCGGRGLCGRCRVRIASGEVGEVNPAERRFLTPAQLEKGYRLACQATVIGPVKVEIPPESMLGVQKLQVEGLDIAVTPEPPVKRYNLPLSKTTIENPLPLWQQVTGELEATYGLDRPGVDFGLAREWKPMATEGECVVTVRGPEVINIYTGRLAPPPVGLAVDLGTTKVAGFLINLETGATLAADGIMNPQITYGEDVMARLGYALEGEEEYRRIQEVEIEGLNRLAATLAAKAGVATTDIEEAVIVGNTAMHHLLLHLPVEQLARAPYVPALTTPVEIKTRNLGLNLSPGAFVYLQPVIAGFVGGDHVAMILGSRIDEARKVTLGLDIGTNTEIVLSYGGKMLSCSCASGPAFEGAHIAQGMRAVTGAIAAVRLSDDGRDVFWESIGGVPPLGICGSGILDAVAELYRTGILNASGRLDLNHPRVRRPAGGGPPEFLLVPAAETGIDGDLVVTQKDINEIQLAKAAIATGTLLLLEAAGLTVKDLEEVVVAGAFGTHLKLESAITIGMFPNLPLTAFRQVGNAAGTGARLALLSLTERKRGEAIARQVGYLELMTRPSFHEVYVKSLLLP; this is encoded by the coding sequence GTGCCCACTTTGGCAAGAGTACTAGTTGATTTCCAGCCAGTGGGCCGGCGGGTAGAGGTTGACGCCGGCCAGACCATTTTGTCTGCTATCCAGCAACTCGGTCTCTCCCTGGGGGCGGGGGGGCTGACCGCTCCCTGCGGTGGCCGGGGCCTGTGCGGTCGCTGCCGGGTGCGGATTGCGTCCGGGGAGGTAGGGGAAGTAAACCCGGCGGAGCGGCGCTTCCTCACACCGGCTCAACTGGAAAAGGGTTATCGCCTGGCCTGCCAGGCAACGGTCATCGGCCCCGTCAAGGTAGAGATCCCGCCGGAATCTATGCTCGGAGTTCAGAAACTTCAGGTCGAGGGGCTGGATATTGCAGTTACTCCCGAGCCCCCTGTTAAAAGATACAACCTGCCGCTAAGTAAGACGACCATTGAAAACCCCCTCCCCCTCTGGCAGCAGGTGACCGGCGAGCTGGAAGCCACCTACGGCCTGGACCGGCCCGGCGTGGACTTTGGCCTGGCCCGGGAATGGAAGCCAATGGCTACGGAGGGAGAATGCGTGGTAACGGTGCGCGGGCCGGAGGTTATCAATATTTATACCGGCCGCCTGGCCCCGCCGCCGGTGGGTCTGGCCGTCGACCTGGGGACCACCAAGGTGGCCGGCTTTCTCATAAACCTGGAGACAGGTGCTACCCTGGCGGCCGACGGTATTATGAATCCCCAGATTACCTACGGCGAGGATGTCATGGCCCGGCTGGGCTATGCCCTGGAGGGCGAAGAAGAGTACCGGCGCATCCAGGAGGTGGAGATCGAGGGATTGAACCGCCTGGCCGCTACCCTGGCGGCGAAGGCCGGGGTGGCGACGACGGATATTGAGGAAGCCGTCATTGTCGGTAACACCGCCATGCATCACCTGCTTCTGCACCTGCCGGTAGAGCAGCTTGCCCGGGCGCCCTATGTACCCGCTTTGACTACACCGGTAGAAATAAAGACCCGGAACCTTGGCTTAAACTTAAGCCCGGGGGCCTTTGTTTACCTGCAACCGGTAATCGCCGGTTTTGTTGGCGGCGATCATGTGGCCATGATCCTGGGCAGCCGGATTGATGAAGCCCGTAAGGTCACCCTGGGACTGGATATCGGCACCAATACGGAGATTGTCTTAAGTTATGGCGGTAAAATGCTCTCCTGTTCCTGTGCCTCCGGGCCGGCTTTTGAAGGCGCCCATATCGCCCAGGGGATGCGGGCCGTTACCGGGGCTATTGCCGCCGTCCGCTTAAGCGACGACGGCCGGGATGTTTTCTGGGAAAGTATTGGTGGCGTACCACCCCTGGGTATCTGCGGTTCCGGCATCCTGGACGCCGTGGCCGAGCTTTACCGTACCGGCATCCTCAACGCCAGCGGTCGGCTGGACCTCAACCACCCGCGGGTGAGGCGACCTGCCGGAGGTGGACCGCCGGAATTCCTCCTGGTACCGGCGGCGGAAACCGGCATCGACGGCGACCTGGTGGTGACCCAGAAGGACATCAATGAGATTCAGTTGGCCAAAGCCGCCATAGCCACCGGGACCCTCCTGCTCCTGGAGGCAGCCGGGTTAACAGTAAAGGACCTGGAGGAGGTCGTCGTGGCCGGCGCCTTTGGCACCCATCTTAAGCTGGAGAGCGCCATCACCATCGGTATGTTTCCCAACCTGCCTTTAACCGCCTTCCGCCAGGTTGGCAATGCCGCCGGCACCGGAGCGCGGCTGGCCCTCCTTTCCCTGACGGAGAGGAAGCGGGGCGAAGCCATTGCCAGGCAGGTCGGCTATCTTGAGCTCATGACCCGGCCGTCCTTCCACGAAGTATATGTTAAATCCCTTCTCTTGCCCTGA
- a CDS encoding response regulator transcription factor produces MATDIKILLVDDEPLERQAIRFLLARERPHYQIAGEAGNGGEAVKLAARLRPDIVFLDIKMPVMDGLTAGREIRAILPEARLIFVTAYGEFDYTREAVALGASKYLLKPVAAEEMLPLLDELAAGVAAARRRQQETARLRAALEEAKPFIRLGFIMDLINGNITDAEAVSRARFLGIATLPRLAMLVDIDNFAALAREGTEVERQILKQQVKESLERATVSWPGALVAPVTRDEFAILLPLDHLAPGADSHQAAIELGEGICRQVRRDTRATVTVGIGRPVAKVAELARSYAEAVAAAEFRLFYGGDQVIHADDVIARPSAGQFLPAPEEQELTQAIRMGDRQAAYRQAKNILMQLLLEQEKRPAILKMKLLELNTLAARAALEGGADPEAVSDLALASSTEFLTLDNLADMRERILERLMALVAQVAETREQRNSSLIDRASKYIEANFSQDLTLEEVARQVYLSPCYFSKLFKQFKGLNFIDYLTKVRLKAARELLLNTKLPVAEIATRVGYRDARYFGQVFKKQEGYTPSVFRKIGGAHFGKSTS; encoded by the coding sequence TTGGCCACGGATATCAAGATCCTGCTTGTCGACGACGAACCCCTGGAGCGCCAGGCCATCCGCTTTTTGCTGGCCAGGGAGCGCCCTCATTACCAGATTGCCGGGGAAGCGGGTAATGGAGGCGAGGCGGTCAAACTGGCTGCCAGGTTGCGACCGGACATCGTCTTCCTGGATATCAAGATGCCCGTCATGGATGGGTTGACCGCCGGTCGGGAGATTCGGGCAATCCTACCCGAGGCCAGGTTGATTTTTGTTACTGCCTATGGCGAATTCGATTATACCCGGGAAGCTGTTGCCCTGGGGGCATCCAAATATTTACTAAAGCCGGTGGCGGCCGAAGAAATGCTTCCCCTCCTGGATGAACTGGCTGCCGGCGTCGCCGCCGCTCGCCGGCGCCAGCAGGAGACAGCAAGGTTGCGGGCCGCTCTGGAGGAAGCGAAGCCCTTTATTCGCCTGGGCTTTATCATGGACCTGATCAACGGTAATATCACCGACGCCGAAGCCGTCAGCCGGGCGCGCTTCCTGGGGATCGCCACCTTGCCCCGTCTGGCCATGTTGGTGGATATTGATAATTTTGCCGCTCTGGCCCGGGAGGGGACAGAGGTAGAACGGCAGATTTTAAAGCAACAGGTCAAGGAAAGTCTGGAAAGGGCGACTGTGTCCTGGCCCGGGGCCCTGGTCGCCCCGGTAACCAGGGATGAGTTCGCCATCCTCCTGCCCCTGGACCACCTGGCCCCGGGTGCAGATAGCCACCAGGCCGCCATCGAGCTGGGAGAAGGCATTTGCCGGCAGGTACGCCGGGATACCAGGGCTACGGTAACGGTGGGTATCGGCCGGCCGGTGGCAAAGGTTGCTGAACTGGCCCGTTCCTACGCCGAGGCGGTGGCGGCGGCAGAATTCCGGCTATTTTACGGCGGGGACCAGGTTATCCATGCTGACGACGTTATTGCCCGGCCCAGTGCCGGCCAGTTCCTGCCGGCTCCCGAGGAGCAGGAATTAACCCAGGCCATCCGTATGGGTGATAGGCAGGCTGCCTACCGCCAGGCTAAAAATATTTTGATGCAACTCCTCCTGGAGCAGGAAAAACGGCCGGCTATATTGAAGATGAAACTCCTGGAACTGAATACCCTGGCGGCCAGGGCCGCCCTGGAGGGCGGTGCCGACCCGGAGGCGGTTTCCGACCTTGCCCTGGCCAGCAGCACTGAGTTTCTTACCCTGGACAACCTGGCTGATATGCGGGAGCGCATCCTGGAACGTTTAATGGCCCTGGTGGCCCAGGTGGCGGAAACCCGGGAGCAGCGCAATTCCTCCCTTATTGACCGGGCCAGCAAGTATATTGAGGCCAATTTCAGCCAGGATCTCACCCTGGAAGAGGTCGCCCGGCAGGTATATCTTAGCCCCTGTTATTTCAGCAAGCTGTTCAAGCAGTTCAAGGGCTTGAATTTCATAGATTATCTAACAAAGGTACGCCTCAAGGCGGCCAGGGAGTTATTGCTGAACACCAAGCTCCCGGTAGCGGAAATCGCCACTCGCGTTGGTTATCGTGATGCTCGCTATTTTGGGCAGGTGTTTAAAAAGCAGGAAGGCTACACGCCCAGTGTCTTCCGGAAAATAGGGGGTGCCCACTTTGGCAAGAGTACTAGTTGA
- a CDS encoding histidine kinase: protein MASFSLENLIQAVIDGNAVKVREEVKRALAAGIEPARIITDGFVAAMDVVGERFERNEIYVTDLIITARAMHTGLKELKPLMLAGKVQPVGRAIVGTVQGDIHDIGKNLLAIMLEASGFEVIDLGVNVAPSTFVEAVIKHRPDVLCLSALLSSTRKGMEETITALREAGWRDKVKVVVGGTPLNEKIAARMGADGYAPDATAAIPLIKSLIGADRKRRAVLAPATLDLFFGEGSLEDLQRAFTRMTGLHLVMVDAAGRPLTSLGGFLECSRHCHLLKENPARAQDVTTLQGNFKEAFIYRCHAGLVEISYPLANEDGTVGAVLCGHCLLRGDPDPADLKAAVPVLSLTDLEAVCGLLSFVSGQIMQLNTVLLVNKELEDQQASFIHFLKRQHQLEQALKDAELKALQSQVNPHFLFNSLNTVARLALLEGAANTEKMVRALARLMRYSLYQVKGTVSLAEEIAAVRDYLFIQETRFSDRVRSRVKVEEAAMQARLPCMVLQPLVENAIIHGLEPKEEGGEITVSARLVGDQVRVEIKDDGVGIPPEVKKAIFDLEVRRSGKGQVSGLGIVNVYRRLQHHFGSNCALDVASIPGKGTCVQLTFPYTVD, encoded by the coding sequence GGCATCCTTTTCCCTGGAAAATCTAATCCAGGCTGTAATCGACGGCAACGCTGTCAAGGTCCGGGAAGAAGTAAAAAGGGCCTTGGCAGCGGGGATCGAACCGGCCCGGATCATAACCGATGGCTTTGTGGCAGCCATGGATGTAGTGGGGGAAAGGTTCGAACGCAACGAGATTTACGTAACTGACTTGATTATTACCGCCCGGGCCATGCATACCGGCCTCAAGGAACTTAAGCCCCTGATGCTGGCCGGTAAGGTGCAACCGGTGGGGCGGGCCATTGTCGGTACTGTCCAGGGGGACATCCATGATATCGGCAAGAATCTCCTCGCCATCATGCTCGAGGCATCGGGCTTTGAGGTTATCGACCTGGGCGTGAACGTAGCCCCCAGCACCTTTGTGGAGGCGGTCATTAAGCACCGTCCCGATGTCCTCTGCCTCTCGGCCCTCCTTTCTTCTACCCGCAAGGGTATGGAGGAAACTATTACTGCCCTGCGGGAGGCCGGCTGGCGGGATAAAGTAAAGGTTGTCGTAGGCGGCACCCCCCTGAATGAAAAGATTGCCGCCAGGATGGGAGCTGACGGCTACGCCCCCGATGCCACGGCGGCTATACCTCTGATTAAGAGCCTGATCGGTGCCGACCGCAAGCGCCGGGCCGTCCTGGCTCCGGCTACCCTGGACCTGTTTTTCGGGGAGGGTTCCCTGGAAGACCTGCAGCGTGCCTTTACCCGGATGACAGGCCTGCATCTGGTCATGGTGGATGCCGCCGGCCGCCCATTGACTTCCCTGGGCGGTTTCCTGGAGTGTTCCCGCCATTGCCACCTGCTTAAGGAAAACCCGGCCAGAGCCCAAGATGTCACCACCCTCCAGGGCAATTTTAAAGAAGCTTTTATTTATCGCTGTCATGCCGGGTTGGTGGAAATTTCCTACCCTCTGGCCAATGAGGATGGGACGGTGGGGGCCGTCCTCTGTGGCCATTGCCTCTTGAGAGGCGACCCTGACCCGGCCGATTTGAAGGCAGCCGTCCCAGTCTTATCCCTAACGGACCTGGAAGCTGTTTGCGGTCTTCTCTCCTTTGTATCCGGCCAGATCATGCAGCTCAACACCGTTTTACTGGTCAATAAGGAACTGGAGGACCAGCAGGCGAGCTTCATCCACTTCCTTAAGCGGCAGCACCAGCTGGAACAGGCCCTGAAGGACGCCGAACTCAAGGCCCTCCAATCCCAGGTCAACCCCCACTTCCTCTTTAATTCTTTAAATACCGTAGCCCGCCTGGCCCTCCTGGAAGGGGCGGCCAATACGGAAAAAATGGTCCGCGCCCTGGCCCGCCTCATGCGCTACAGCCTCTACCAGGTCAAGGGAACGGTTTCCCTGGCAGAAGAAATAGCTGCCGTGCGCGACTACCTTTTTATCCAGGAAACGCGGTTTTCAGACCGGGTCCGGAGCCGGGTGAAAGTAGAAGAGGCCGCCATGCAGGCCCGGCTGCCCTGCATGGTCCTGCAACCCCTGGTGGAGAATGCTATTATCCATGGCCTGGAACCCAAGGAGGAGGGAGGGGAAATCACCGTATCCGCCCGCCTGGTGGGCGACCAGGTCCGGGTAGAAATCAAGGATGACGGGGTCGGAATACCGCCGGAGGTGAAAAAGGCGATCTTTGACCTGGAAGTCCGGCGGAGCGGTAAAGGCCAGGTAAGCGGCCTGGGGATAGTCAATGTCTACCGGCGCCTGCAGCACCATTTTGGTAGCAACTGCGCCCTGGATGTAGCCAGTATACCGGGAAAAGGTACTTGCGTCCAGCTGACTTTTCCTTATACTGTGGATTAG